Proteins encoded together in one Pseudomonas asiatica window:
- a CDS encoding DUF748 domain-containing protein has translation MYKGLTRAAGALLALVALYSLLGFFVLPGVALRIANQQLAQYATVPAHLERIELNPFSLELTLWGLQIGEPGKEQVGFDRLYANLSLDSLWSGALHMDAVELVKPRNEVLFAKDGTLNLTRLFKLPASEAKPDEPPSDPFPLRIGSIKLSDGYLHFEDLRPSEPIEFLYDNMNLELKNLSTLPNDNADMTLVAIGPNGGRIDWKGTLSLAPIASEGTLKITEGKMKAFWPYVRDAVPLVLEDGVVSLDTHYKLNLAKQTELLLDNASVRIAPFAIKAPDGRPLARLASLEVSETSVDLVKQLVTVGKIRSEKLETWAALEKDGQLDWQKLFASQPAKATPKEKAEPAAAEPTPEQQAAKEPSKPWQVLLKDVQLRNYLVHLADRTQKEPVALDVGPLNADLQGFDSLNKSPFNLKLDTGVGKQGKLQAAGQVNLAPIWAKLDVSTRDIDLRVAQAYISPFILLELRSGMLASDLKVDLKNTSPLAFSVAGKAQVSQLHTLDTIKSRDFVKWQQVNVDGLSYVHGDALSIDKVTLLQPYARFIINEDRTTNINDLLIPQPAGAPATSQAKPASAGNDKPLGIHIGQIDLNDGSANFADLSLTPNFATAIQQLNGRIGTIDNRKPVPAKVDVKGKVDRYAPVTIKGALNPFNPLASLDIATSFKRVELTTLTPYSGKFAGFRIRKGRLNLDLHYLITNGQLKAENKVVVEQLQLGEKVDSPDAVDLPIRLAVALLKDTEGKISIELPVSGDLNNPQFSVMPIVWQTLRNLVLRAAQAPFKFIGGLVAGGGSEDLGNVSFAPGSSELSGDAQASLDKLASALKERPELRLEIEGTSAQASDGPLIAQQRLEREYQATWYKILQRRGDKVPANASMLVVDDSEKPAMLEGIYRNRLKQQPPAEWEQLGRDERTAKLREAVIKSWAESTALLRTLGQERASSIKDYLVDKGQLEDDRVYFIDTSLGQAESDGRVVTPMHLDAE, from the coding sequence ATGTACAAAGGATTGACTCGCGCCGCTGGCGCACTGCTGGCCCTGGTAGCCCTCTACAGCCTTCTTGGCTTTTTCGTTCTCCCCGGTGTCGCGCTGCGCATCGCCAACCAACAGTTGGCCCAATACGCAACCGTGCCTGCCCACCTCGAACGGATCGAACTCAACCCCTTCAGCCTCGAACTGACACTGTGGGGCCTGCAGATCGGCGAGCCTGGCAAGGAGCAGGTCGGCTTCGACCGGCTGTACGCCAACCTTTCGCTCGACAGCCTGTGGAGCGGTGCCCTGCACATGGATGCAGTGGAACTGGTCAAACCGCGCAACGAAGTGCTGTTCGCCAAGGACGGTACTCTCAACCTGACCCGCCTGTTCAAACTGCCAGCCAGCGAAGCCAAGCCTGACGAGCCACCCAGCGACCCGTTCCCGCTACGCATCGGCAGCATCAAGCTCAGCGATGGCTACCTGCACTTCGAGGACCTGCGCCCGAGCGAGCCGATCGAGTTCCTCTACGACAACATGAACCTGGAGCTGAAAAACCTCAGCACCCTGCCCAACGACAATGCCGACATGACCCTGGTGGCCATCGGCCCCAACGGCGGGCGCATCGACTGGAAAGGCACCCTTAGCCTGGCGCCAATCGCCTCTGAAGGCACACTGAAGATCACCGAAGGCAAGATGAAGGCATTCTGGCCCTATGTGCGCGATGCCGTGCCACTGGTGCTGGAAGACGGCGTGGTCAGCCTCGACACCCACTACAAGCTCAACCTCGCCAAGCAGACCGAACTGTTGCTGGACAACGCGTCGGTGCGCATCGCCCCCTTTGCCATCAAGGCCCCGGATGGCCGCCCGCTGGCACGCCTGGCCAGCCTGGAAGTAAGCGAAACCTCGGTCGACCTGGTCAAGCAGCTGGTCACCGTGGGCAAGATCCGCAGCGAAAAACTGGAAACCTGGGCCGCGCTGGAAAAGGACGGCCAGCTCGACTGGCAGAAACTGTTCGCCAGCCAGCCGGCCAAGGCTACGCCGAAGGAAAAGGCCGAACCGGCCGCCGCCGAGCCCACGCCCGAACAGCAAGCCGCCAAGGAGCCGAGCAAACCCTGGCAGGTGCTGCTCAAGGACGTGCAACTGCGTAACTACCTGGTGCACCTGGCGGACCGTACTCAGAAGGAGCCGGTGGCCCTCGACGTCGGCCCGCTCAACGCCGACCTGCAAGGTTTCGACAGTCTCAACAAGTCGCCCTTCAACCTCAAGCTCGATACCGGCGTGGGCAAGCAAGGCAAGCTTCAGGCGGCCGGCCAGGTCAACCTGGCGCCCATCTGGGCCAAGCTGGACGTGAGCACCCGCGATATCGACCTGCGAGTGGCCCAGGCCTATATCAGCCCGTTCATCCTGCTGGAGCTGCGCAGCGGCATGCTCGCCAGCGACCTCAAGGTCGACCTGAAGAACACCTCACCACTGGCCTTCAGTGTTGCCGGCAAGGCACAGGTCAGCCAGCTGCACACCCTCGACACCATCAAGAGCCGTGACTTCGTCAAATGGCAACAGGTGAACGTCGACGGCCTGTCCTACGTGCACGGCGATGCGCTGTCGATCGACAAAGTGACCCTGCTGCAACCCTATGCGCGTTTCATCATCAACGAAGACCGCACGACCAACATCAACGACCTGCTGATCCCGCAGCCGGCCGGCGCCCCGGCGACCAGCCAGGCCAAGCCGGCCTCCGCCGGCAACGACAAGCCGCTGGGCATCCACATCGGCCAGATCGACCTCAACGACGGCTCGGCCAACTTCGCCGACCTGTCCCTCACCCCCAACTTCGCCACGGCCATCCAGCAGCTGAACGGTCGAATCGGCACCATCGACAACCGCAAGCCTGTGCCGGCCAAGGTCGACGTCAAGGGCAAGGTCGACCGCTACGCGCCGGTCACCATCAAAGGCGCCCTCAACCCGTTCAACCCGCTGGCCAGCCTGGACATCGCCACCAGCTTCAAGCGGGTCGAGCTGACCACACTCACCCCCTACTCCGGCAAGTTCGCCGGCTTCCGTATCCGCAAAGGCCGGCTCAACCTCGACCTGCATTACCTGATCACCAATGGCCAGCTGAAGGCCGAGAACAAGGTGGTGGTTGAGCAGTTGCAGTTGGGCGAGAAGGTCGACAGCCCGGACGCAGTGGACCTCCCTATCCGCCTGGCGGTGGCACTGCTGAAGGATACAGAAGGCAAGATCTCGATCGAGCTGCCGGTATCCGGAGACCTCAACAACCCGCAGTTCAGCGTGATGCCGATCGTCTGGCAAACCCTGCGCAACCTGGTGTTGCGTGCGGCGCAGGCGCCGTTCAAGTTCATTGGCGGGCTGGTTGCCGGCGGTGGCTCGGAAGATCTGGGCAATGTGTCCTTCGCCCCGGGCTCCAGCGAGCTTAGTGGCGACGCCCAGGCATCGCTGGACAAATTGGCGTCGGCCCTGAAGGAACGCCCGGAGCTGCGCCTGGAAATCGAAGGCACCAGCGCCCAGGCCAGCGACGGCCCGCTGATCGCCCAGCAGCGCCTGGAGCGTGAGTACCAGGCCACCTGGTACAAGATCCTGCAGCGCCGCGGTGACAAGGTGCCGGCCAATGCCTCGATGCTGGTGGTCGACGACAGCGAAAAACCGGCGATGCTCGAAGGCATCTACCGTAACCGCCTGAAGCAACAGCCGCCTGCGGAATGGGAGCAACTGGGCCGCGACGAGCGCACCGCCAAGCTGCGCGAGGCGGTGATCAAGTCCTGGGCCGAAAGTACTGCGCTGCTGCGCACACTTGGCCAGGAGCGGGCCAGCAGCATCAAGGATTACCTGGTGGACAAAGGCCAGCTGGAAGATGACCGGGTGTACTTCATCGATACCAGTCTGGGCCAGGCCGAGAGCGATGGTCGGGTGGTGACGCCGATGCATCTGGATGCCGAATAA
- the pnp gene encoding polyribonucleotide nucleotidyltransferase encodes MNPVIKTFQFGQSTVTLETGRIARQATGAVLVTVDNDVTVLVTVVGAKQADPGKGFFPLSVHYQEKTYAAGKIPGGFFKREGRPSEKETLTSRLIDRPIRPLFPEGFMNEVQVVCTVVSTSKKTDPDIAAMIGTSAALAISGIPFEGPIGAARVAFHESTGYLLNPTYEQLAASSLDMVVAGTESAVLMVESEAKELTEDQMLGAVLFAHDEFQAVIQAVKELAAEAGKPTWDWQPAPANVELMNLVRAEFGEAVSQAYTIIQKADRYNRLGQLRDEAVARLSNEETGPSASAIKEIFGELEYRTVRENIVNGKPRIDGRDTRTVRPLNIEVGVLPKTHGSALFTRGETQALVVATLGTARDAQLLDTLEGEKKDPFMLHYNFPPFSVGECGRMGGAGRREIGHGRLARRGVQAMLPSDSEFPYTIRVVSEITESNGSSSMASVCGASLALMDAGVPMKAPVAGIAMGLVKEGDKFAVLTDILGDEDHLGDMDFKVAGTAKGVTALQMDIKINGITEEIMEIALGQALEARLNILGQMNQIIAQSRSELSANAPTMIAMKIDTDKIRDVIGKGGATIRAICEETKASIDIEDDGSIKIFGETKEAADAAKQRILGITAEAEIGKIYVGKVERIVDFGAFVNILPGKDGLVHISMLSDARVEKVTDILKEGQEVEVLVLDVDNRGRIKLSIKDVAAAKASGV; translated from the coding sequence GTGAACCCGGTAATCAAGACATTCCAGTTCGGTCAGTCGACCGTTACTCTCGAAACGGGCCGTATTGCCCGTCAGGCAACCGGCGCCGTGCTGGTTACCGTCGACAACGACGTCACCGTGCTGGTGACCGTGGTCGGTGCCAAACAGGCCGATCCAGGCAAGGGCTTCTTCCCGCTGTCGGTCCACTACCAGGAAAAGACCTACGCCGCCGGCAAGATCCCGGGTGGCTTCTTCAAGCGTGAAGGCCGTCCTTCCGAGAAAGAGACCCTGACCTCGCGCCTGATCGACCGTCCGATCCGTCCGCTGTTCCCGGAAGGCTTCATGAACGAAGTGCAGGTTGTCTGCACCGTGGTTTCCACCAGCAAGAAGACCGACCCGGACATCGCTGCGATGATCGGTACCTCGGCCGCCCTGGCCATCTCCGGCATTCCGTTCGAAGGCCCGATCGGCGCCGCTCGCGTTGCCTTCCACGAAAGCACCGGCTACCTGCTGAACCCGACCTACGAGCAACTGGCTGCCTCGAGCCTGGACATGGTCGTTGCCGGTACCGAATCGGCTGTACTGATGGTTGAGTCGGAAGCCAAAGAGCTGACCGAAGACCAGATGCTGGGCGCCGTGCTGTTCGCCCACGACGAATTCCAGGCCGTGATCCAGGCCGTCAAGGAACTGGCTGCCGAAGCCGGCAAGCCGACCTGGGACTGGCAGCCAGCCCCGGCCAACGTCGAGCTGATGAACCTGGTACGCGCCGAGTTCGGCGAAGCCGTTTCGCAGGCCTACACCATCATTCAGAAGGCTGACCGCTACAACCGCCTGGGCCAGCTGCGCGACGAGGCTGTTGCCCGTCTGAGCAACGAAGAGACCGGCCCGTCCGCCAGCGCCATCAAGGAAATCTTCGGCGAGCTGGAATACCGCACCGTCCGTGAGAACATCGTCAACGGCAAACCGCGTATCGACGGTCGTGACACCCGCACCGTGCGCCCGCTGAACATCGAAGTCGGCGTATTGCCGAAGACTCACGGTTCGGCGCTGTTCACCCGTGGCGAAACCCAGGCCCTGGTCGTTGCGACCCTGGGTACTGCCCGTGACGCCCAGCTGCTGGACACCCTGGAAGGCGAGAAAAAAGACCCGTTCATGCTGCACTACAACTTCCCGCCATTCTCGGTGGGTGAGTGCGGCCGCATGGGCGGCGCTGGCCGTCGTGAAATCGGCCACGGCCGTCTGGCCCGTCGTGGCGTGCAGGCCATGCTGCCGAGCGACAGCGAGTTCCCGTACACCATCCGCGTGGTATCGGAAATCACCGAATCCAACGGTTCCAGCTCCATGGCTTCGGTCTGTGGTGCTTCCCTGGCCCTGATGGACGCTGGTGTACCGATGAAGGCACCGGTTGCCGGTATCGCCATGGGCCTGGTCAAGGAAGGTGACAAGTTCGCCGTCCTGACCGACATCCTGGGTGACGAAGACCACCTGGGCGACATGGACTTCAAGGTAGCCGGTACCGCCAAGGGTGTTACCGCGCTGCAGATGGACATCAAGATCAACGGTATCACCGAAGAGATCATGGAGATCGCCCTGGGCCAGGCCCTGGAAGCGCGCCTGAATATCCTCGGCCAGATGAACCAGATCATCGCCCAGTCGCGTAGCGAGCTGTCGGCCAACGCCCCGACCATGATCGCGATGAAGATCGACACCGACAAGATCCGTGACGTCATCGGTAAAGGCGGCGCCACCATTCGCGCCATCTGCGAAGAGACCAAGGCTTCGATCGACATCGAAGACGATGGCTCGATCAAGATCTTCGGCGAAACCAAGGAAGCGGCAGATGCTGCCAAGCAACGCATCCTGGGCATTACCGCCGAAGCCGAGATTGGCAAGATCTACGTCGGCAAGGTCGAGCGCATCGTCGACTTCGGTGCGTTCGTAAACATCCTGCCTGGCAAGGACGGCCTGGTGCACATCTCCATGCTGAGCGATGCTCGCGTCGAGAAAGTCACCGACATCCTGAAAGAAGGCCAGGAAGTCGAAGTACTGGTACTGGACGTGGACAACCGCGGCCGTATCAAGCTGTCGATCAAAGACGTTGCCGCGGCCAAGGCCTCGGGCGTCTGA
- a CDS encoding oxygenase MpaB family protein produces the protein MEALRRRIETQVMSLTGLALGQLDLESPKGDPGLFGPHSISWRVHGDFPSMLVGGISALMLQLLHPLALAGVWDHSNFREDLLGRLRRTSQFISGTTFGATRDAEWLIDKVRTIHLQVTGTAPDGRPYAASDPDLLTWVHVAEVSSFLAAHLRYRNPQLARAEQDAYYAEIALIAERLGARDVPRSCQQVEDYLQRMRPQLHCDARSHEVVGILLDAPAPSRLAQPVGKLMLHAGIDLLPGWAQTMLGLQHGPLQRRMIRLGLQRTAPVLRWAMRDGSAHRAKRRMGIE, from the coding sequence ATGGAAGCCCTTCGCCGCCGCATCGAAACCCAGGTCATGAGCCTTACCGGGCTGGCCCTCGGCCAGCTCGACCTGGAATCGCCCAAGGGCGACCCCGGGCTGTTCGGCCCGCACAGCATCAGCTGGCGGGTACATGGCGACTTCCCGAGCATGCTGGTCGGTGGCATCAGTGCCCTCATGCTGCAGTTGCTGCACCCGCTGGCCCTGGCCGGGGTGTGGGACCATTCCAACTTCCGTGAAGACCTGCTCGGCCGCCTGCGCCGTACCAGCCAATTCATCTCCGGCACCACCTTCGGCGCCACCCGCGATGCCGAGTGGCTGATCGACAAGGTGCGCACCATCCACCTGCAGGTAACCGGCACCGCGCCGGATGGCCGCCCGTATGCGGCCAGCGACCCGGACCTGCTGACCTGGGTGCACGTGGCGGAAGTCAGCAGCTTTCTCGCCGCCCACCTGCGTTACCGCAACCCGCAACTAGCGCGCGCCGAGCAGGATGCCTACTACGCAGAGATCGCATTGATTGCCGAGCGCCTTGGCGCCCGCGACGTGCCGCGCTCGTGCCAGCAGGTCGAGGACTATCTGCAGCGCATGCGCCCCCAGTTGCACTGCGACGCACGCAGCCATGAGGTGGTCGGCATCCTGCTCGATGCCCCCGCCCCCAGCCGCCTGGCACAGCCGGTGGGCAAGCTGATGCTGCACGCCGGCATCGACCTGCTGCCGGGCTGGGCCCAGACCATGCTCGGGCTACAGCACGGTCCGTTGCAGCGGCGCATGATCCGCCTGGGCCTGCAACGCACCGCGCCAGTACTGCGCTGGGCGATGCGCGACGGCTCAGCGCACCGGGCCAAACGGCGCATGGGCATCGAATGA
- the truB gene encoding tRNA pseudouridine(55) synthase TruB yields the protein MAQVKRIRRNVSGIILLDKPLGFTSNAALQKVRWLLNAEKAGHTGSLDPLATGVLPLCFGEATKFSQYLLDSDKGYETVMQMGQTTNTGDAEGEVLQTREVTVGRADIEALLPRFRGQISQIPPMYSALKRDGQPLYKLARAGEVVEREARSVTIGRLELLECEGTRARLSVGCSKGTYIRTLVEDIGEALGCGAYVAELRRTQAGPFALAQTVTLEELEQAHAEGGNEALDRFLMPSDSGLQDWPLVCLSEHSAFYWLHGQAVRAPDAPQFGMVRVQDHNARFIGIGEVSEDGRIAPRRLIRSE from the coding sequence GTGGCCCAGGTCAAACGTATCCGCCGCAACGTCAGCGGCATCATCCTGCTCGACAAGCCGCTGGGCTTCACCTCCAACGCCGCCCTGCAAAAGGTGCGCTGGCTGCTCAATGCGGAAAAGGCCGGGCACACCGGCAGCCTCGATCCGCTGGCAACCGGCGTGCTGCCGCTGTGCTTTGGCGAAGCGACCAAGTTTTCGCAGTACCTGCTCGATTCCGACAAGGGCTACGAAACGGTCATGCAGATGGGGCAGACTACCAACACCGGCGATGCCGAAGGTGAAGTGCTGCAGACCCGTGAGGTGACCGTTGGTCGCGCCGACATCGAGGCCCTGCTGCCGCGTTTTCGTGGCCAGATCAGCCAGATACCGCCGATGTACTCGGCGCTCAAGCGTGATGGCCAGCCGCTTTACAAGCTGGCACGTGCAGGAGAGGTAGTGGAGCGCGAGGCGCGTTCTGTTACAATTGGCCGCTTGGAGTTGCTCGAGTGCGAAGGCACCCGTGCACGGCTGAGCGTAGGATGCAGCAAAGGCACCTATATCCGCACCCTGGTGGAGGATATCGGTGAGGCCCTTGGCTGCGGCGCCTATGTCGCCGAGCTGCGCAGGACCCAGGCCGGGCCTTTCGCGCTGGCACAGACGGTCACCCTCGAGGAACTCGAACAGGCCCACGCCGAAGGTGGCAACGAAGCGCTCGACCGCTTCCTGATGCCTTCGGACAGCGGCCTGCAGGACTGGCCACTGGTGTGCCTGTCCGAGCACAGTGCGTTTTACTGGCTGCATGGGCAGGCGGTACGCGCGCCGGACGCGCCGCAATTTGGCATGGTCCGGGTACAGGATCACAACGCGCGCTTCATCGGTATCGGTGAAGTGAGCGAAGACGGGCGCATTGCGCCGCGTCGACTGATTCGGTCGGAATGA
- a CDS encoding BON domain-containing protein, with product MKKFAIAAATATALTLTMANGAFAAEPTQAPVMLAANTVDNAKQEGSDTWITTKVKADLLTEKGIPGSDIKVETSQGVVSLSSDVAITQSQKEEAVRITKNIKGVKSVMSDGLKAE from the coding sequence ATGAAGAAGTTCGCCATTGCTGCCGCTACTGCTACCGCCCTGACCCTGACCATGGCTAACGGCGCATTCGCTGCGGAGCCAACCCAGGCTCCAGTCATGTTGGCTGCCAACACCGTGGATAACGCCAAGCAGGAAGGTTCCGACACCTGGATCACTACCAAGGTGAAAGCGGACCTGCTGACTGAAAAAGGTATTCCAGGCAGCGACATCAAAGTCGAGACCAGCCAAGGCGTCGTCTCGCTGTCGTCTGACGTGGCGATCACTCAATCCCAGAAAGAAGAAGCAGTACGCATCACCAAGAACATCAAAGGCGTGAAAAGCGTTATGTCTGACGGCCTGAAAGCCGAATAA
- the rpsO gene encoding 30S ribosomal protein S15, with translation MALSVEEKAQIVAEYQQAAGDTGSPEVQVALLTANINKLQGHFKANDKDHHSRRGLIRMVNQRRKLLDYLKGKDTTRYSALIGRLGLRR, from the coding sequence ATGGCCCTCAGCGTTGAAGAAAAAGCTCAGATCGTTGCCGAATACCAGCAAGCCGCCGGCGATACCGGTAGCCCGGAAGTGCAGGTTGCTCTGCTGACCGCCAACATCAACAAGCTGCAAGGCCACTTCAAGGCCAACGACAAAGACCACCACTCCCGTCGTGGTCTGATCCGTATGGTCAACCAGCGTCGTAAGCTGCTGGACTACCTGAAGGGCAAAGACACCACTCGTTACAGCGCCCTGATCGGTCGCCTGGGTCTGCGTCGCTAA
- a CDS encoding VOC family protein: MSELPARPGRLNGLRHIALLVPNLEECERFYVDVLGMEVLNRANEDLVYLTCGNDNLSLGRGAGAANGLQTLDHYGFIVDSVEELEAWYQYFKAHGVTLLDRPFNHGDGARSFHLLDPAGNKVQPLYHPAVSGQRLV; the protein is encoded by the coding sequence ATGTCCGAATTGCCTGCACGCCCTGGTCGCTTGAACGGCCTGCGCCATATTGCCTTGTTGGTGCCCAACCTGGAGGAGTGCGAACGCTTCTACGTCGATGTGCTGGGCATGGAGGTGCTGAACCGCGCCAACGAAGACCTGGTGTATCTCACTTGTGGTAACGACAACCTGTCGCTGGGGCGCGGGGCGGGGGCGGCCAATGGTTTGCAGACCCTGGACCACTATGGGTTCATCGTCGATAGCGTGGAGGAGCTGGAGGCCTGGTACCAGTATTTCAAGGCCCATGGCGTGACCCTGCTGGACCGGCCGTTCAACCATGGTGACGGGGCGCGCAGCTTCCACCTGCTGGACCCGGCAGGGAACAAGGTGCAGCCGTTGTACCACCCGGCGGTGTCGGGGCAGCGGTTGGTGTGA
- a CDS encoding putative quinol monooxygenase, translated as MYSLFIKTRVKPGCAEDFLNAIKVNAAASVATEPGCLAFDVSQDRVDPELIYLYEIYRDDAAYEAHTQTAHFRDSRPLVEPLIVEQECFESDVIARNPVY; from the coding sequence GTGTATAGCCTGTTCATCAAGACCCGAGTGAAGCCCGGTTGCGCAGAGGATTTTCTCAATGCGATCAAGGTCAATGCCGCAGCCTCAGTCGCCACTGAACCTGGTTGCCTGGCATTCGATGTGTCGCAAGACCGGGTCGACCCGGAGTTGATCTACCTCTACGAGATCTACCGCGACGATGCAGCCTATGAAGCGCATACCCAAACCGCGCACTTTCGCGATAGCCGGCCATTGGTCGAGCCGCTGATCGTCGAGCAAGAATGCTTCGAGAGCGATGTGATCGCGCGTAACCCGGTGTACTAG
- the acs gene encoding acetate--CoA ligase, translating into MFDIRNYPQALAVSQSAALTPDEYRRLYRQSVDDPDTFWAEQAKRLDWIKPWSSVQQCDLKTGSARWFDGAQLNVSYNCIDRHLARRGEQTALLWEGDDPKDSKAITYCELHRQVCRLANALKARGVKKGDRVCIYMPMIPEAAFAMLACTRIGAIHSVVFGGFSPDALRDRILDADCRTVITADEGVRGGKRIPLKQNVDKALTSCPAVSSVFVVRRTGGDVVWAEGRDFWYHEATEKAGDDCSPEPMGAEDPLFILYTSGSTGKPKGVLHTTGGYLLQATLTFKVVFDYRDGEVFWCTADVGWVTGHSYIVYGPLANGAISLMFEGVPNYPDTSRFWQVVDKHKVNIFYTAPTALRALMREGSAPLQSTSRQSLRLLGSVGEPINPEAWEWYFEEVGQKRCPIVDTWWQTETGGIMLTPLPGSQSLKPGCATQPMFGVQPVLLDEKGKLIEGPGAGLLVIKASWPGQIRSVYGDHQRMVDTYFKPMPGYYFTGDGARRDADGDYWITGRIDDVINVSGHRIGTAEVESALVLHDSVAEAAVVGYPHDLKGQGVYAFVTPMNGVTPDDALKAELLALVSKEIGSFAKPELIQWAPALPKTRSGKIMRRILRKIACNELDNLGDTSTLADPSVVQGLIDKRLNQ; encoded by the coding sequence ATGTTCGATATCCGCAACTACCCTCAGGCCCTGGCCGTCAGCCAGTCCGCCGCCCTAACCCCCGACGAGTACCGCCGCCTCTACCGCCAGTCGGTGGATGACCCCGACACCTTCTGGGCCGAACAGGCCAAGCGCCTGGACTGGATCAAGCCCTGGTCGAGCGTGCAGCAATGCGACCTGAAGACCGGCAGCGCCCGCTGGTTCGACGGCGCCCAGCTCAACGTCAGCTACAACTGCATCGACCGCCACCTGGCCCGACGCGGCGAACAGACTGCCCTGCTGTGGGAAGGCGACGATCCCAAGGATTCCAAGGCCATTACCTACTGCGAACTGCACCGCCAGGTCTGCCGCCTGGCCAATGCGCTGAAAGCACGCGGGGTAAAGAAAGGCGACCGGGTGTGCATCTACATGCCGATGATCCCCGAGGCCGCCTTCGCCATGCTTGCCTGCACCCGCATCGGTGCCATCCACTCGGTGGTGTTCGGCGGCTTCTCGCCAGATGCCCTGCGCGACCGTATCCTCGATGCCGACTGCCGTACGGTGATCACTGCCGATGAAGGCGTGCGCGGCGGCAAACGCATCCCGCTGAAACAGAACGTCGACAAGGCCCTGACCAGCTGCCCTGCGGTCAGCAGCGTATTTGTGGTGCGCCGCACCGGCGGCGATGTCGTCTGGGCCGAAGGCCGTGACTTCTGGTACCACGAGGCAACGGAAAAGGCCGGCGACGACTGCAGTCCCGAGCCGATGGGTGCCGAAGACCCGCTGTTCATCCTCTACACCTCCGGCAGCACCGGCAAACCCAAAGGCGTGCTGCACACTACCGGCGGCTACCTGCTGCAGGCCACCCTCACCTTCAAGGTGGTGTTCGACTACCGTGACGGCGAGGTGTTCTGGTGCACCGCCGATGTCGGCTGGGTCACCGGCCACAGCTACATCGTCTATGGTCCGCTGGCCAATGGCGCGATCTCGCTGATGTTCGAAGGCGTGCCCAACTACCCGGACACCTCGCGCTTCTGGCAAGTGGTGGACAAACACAAGGTGAACATCTTCTACACCGCCCCGACCGCCCTGCGCGCGCTGATGCGCGAAGGCTCCGCGCCGCTGCAGAGTACTTCACGCCAGAGCCTGCGCCTGCTGGGCAGCGTCGGCGAGCCGATCAACCCCGAAGCCTGGGAGTGGTATTTCGAAGAAGTCGGGCAAAAGCGCTGCCCCATCGTCGATACCTGGTGGCAGACCGAAACCGGCGGCATCATGCTTACCCCGTTGCCCGGCTCGCAGTCGCTCAAGCCCGGCTGTGCCACCCAGCCCATGTTCGGCGTGCAACCAGTGCTGCTGGACGAAAAGGGCAAGCTCATCGAAGGCCCCGGTGCCGGCTTGCTGGTGATCAAGGCCAGCTGGCCCGGGCAGATCCGTAGCGTCTATGGCGACCATCAGCGCATGGTCGACACCTACTTCAAGCCGATGCCCGGCTATTACTTCACCGGCGACGGTGCCCGCCGCGATGCCGATGGAGACTACTGGATCACCGGGCGTATCGATGACGTGATCAACGTTTCCGGTCACCGTATCGGTACCGCCGAAGTGGAAAGCGCGCTGGTGCTGCATGACAGCGTTGCCGAAGCGGCGGTGGTCGGTTACCCCCACGACCTCAAAGGCCAAGGCGTTTACGCCTTCGTCACACCGATGAATGGCGTAACGCCGGACGACGCGCTCAAGGCCGAGCTACTGGCCTTGGTCAGCAAGGAAATCGGCAGTTTCGCCAAACCCGAGCTGATCCAGTGGGCTCCGGCGCTGCCCAAGACACGCTCAGGCAAGATCATGCGGCGTATACTGCGCAAGATCGCTTGCAACGAACTCGACAACCTGGGCGATACCTCGACCCTGGCCGACCCCAGCGTGGTGCAGGGCCTGATCGACAAACGCCTCAACCAGTAA
- the rbfA gene encoding 30S ribosome-binding factor RbfA, translating to MAKEYSRTQRIGDQMQRELSELIRREVKDPRVGLVTITAVDVSRDLGHAKVFITVMGQDGADAVPQTLKALTSAASFLRLHLGRVMQLRSVPQLHFHFDESVSRGAHLSALIERAVAEDRLHKDGDKLDAEE from the coding sequence ATGGCAAAAGAATATAGCCGTACCCAACGCATCGGCGACCAGATGCAGCGCGAGCTGTCGGAGCTGATCCGCCGTGAAGTCAAAGACCCGCGCGTCGGCCTGGTGACCATCACGGCCGTCGATGTCAGCCGTGATCTTGGCCACGCCAAGGTGTTCATCACCGTGATGGGCCAGGACGGCGCCGACGCCGTACCGCAGACCCTCAAGGCCCTGACCAGCGCCGCGAGCTTCCTGCGCCTGCACCTGGGCCGTGTGATGCAACTGCGCAGCGTGCCGCAACTGCATTTCCACTTCGACGAAAGCGTCAGCCGTGGTGCCCACCTGTCGGCACTGATCGAGCGCGCGGTCGCCGAAGACCGTCTGCACAAGGATGGCGACAAGCTGGACGCCGAGGAGTAA